One window of the Cryptomeria japonica chromosome 7, Sugi_1.0, whole genome shotgun sequence genome contains the following:
- the LOC131037087 gene encoding pentatricopeptide repeat-containing protein At3g12770 isoform X1 has product MSSMKFNIRQSIYSYYSAHLHLETVFLPSCKLHFIHRYFCAPPLPQHQLPKQQHPATKTRVTLSHTSQIRTLCRNGRLKEALKILQEMENIPADPATYASLLQACGDMKALEEGKKVHTHIISNVIEQSVFLETNLVTMYGKCDSLSGARDVFDLIKEPNVFSLNAMIRGYAAQENNEAVVKIYEKMRSRGVEADGFTFIIVLKACAKLGDLELGKKVHEDAATLGLEGDVFVGNAISAMYTKCGSFENARQVFDKMPERDVVSWNGMIASYGRQNRFGDALILVRQMVAEGLRPNSTTMVSVLPLLAQVGALRGGKEAHGFVIRNEFEGDGLVRNGLVSMYAKCGSLENACIVFDKMPQRDVASWNAMIAGYAQNGRFDEALGIFKEMVQVGVNANMLTIASILPACSCLSALYWGREIHAYAVRRSIEFNVIVASALMDMYANCRRVEDAIQVFRKMPQKDVVAWNVMIAGYVQNQYFSNVLKLFYEMLQEDIRPDSFTIVSVLSACAHLVALRHGKEIHDYTIRHEFESNTIVGSAIVDMYAKCGSVEDAWKWFMKLPQKDLISWNAMIIGYGMHGHGKQALTLFHQMQNDGMEPDEVTFTAILSACSHAGLVDEGRQYFNQISHKYCMTPTIEHYSCMADLLARAGHLDEAHNFIKNMPLEPNRTIWGTLLGACRNYRNVELGEQVAERLFEIEPENEGNYVLLSNIYAAAGRWDGVQRVRKMMKEKGIRKNPGCSWIEFQNKVHVFLSGDKRHPQTEKIYAALDNLTEQMKRLGYVPDTSFVLYDVEELEKERAICSHSERLAIVFGLINTCNGTPIRVTKNLRVCGDCHIATKFMSKIAKREIIVRDTNRFHHFKDGLCSCGDYW; this is encoded by the coding sequence ATGTCCTCTATGAAATTTAATATTCGCCAATCCATTTACTCCTATTATTCTGCGCACCTTCACTTGGAAACTGTCTTCCTCCCATCATGCAAACTACACTTTATCCACAGATACTTTTGTGCTCCTCCATTACCACAACATCAACTGCCAAAACAACAACATCCAGCTACAAAAACACGAGTTACCCTATCACACACCAGTCAAATCCGTACACTCTGCAGAAATGGCAGGCTGAAGGAAGCCCTGAAAATTTTACAGGAAATGGAAAACATCCCGGCGGACCCTGCAACGTATGCTTCTCTTTTGCAGGCCTGCGGAGACATGAAAGCGCTTGAAGAAGGTAAGAAAGTACATACCCACATAATCTCAAATGTAATTGAACAGAGTGTTTTTTTAGAAACCAATTTAGTCACCATGTATGGAAAATGTGATAGTTTGTCCGGCGCTCGGGATGTCTTTGATCTGATTAAAGAGCCCAATGTATTTTCTTTGAATGCCATGATAAGAGGATATGCGGCTCAGGAAAATAATGAAGCAGTTGTGAAAATTTATGAAAAAATGAGGTCCAGAGGGGTTGAGGCTGACGGGTTTACCTTTATTATTGTTCTGAAGGCATGTGCAAAATTAGGAGATTTGGAACTAGGCAAGAAAGTTCATGAAGATGCAGCCACGCTTGGGTTGGAGGGTGATGTGTTTGTGGGGAATGCGATCAGTGCCATGTATACTAAATGTGGGAGTTTCGAAAATGcacgccaagtgtttgacaaaatgcctgaacGAGATGTGGTCTCCTGGAATGGGATGATAGCGAGTTATGGCCGTCAAAATCGTTTTGGTGATGCTTTGATCCTGGTTAGGCAGATGGTAGCCGAAGGGTTAAGGCCTAATTCAACGACAATGGTGAGCGTGCTTCCTTTGCTGGCTCAGGTGGGAGCGCTTAGGGGTGGGAAAGAAGCCCATGGATTtgtcattaggaatgagtttgaggGGGATGGGCTTGTGCGAAATGGACtagttagcatgtatgcaaaatgtggaagcttaGAGAATGCATGCAttgtgtttgacaaaatgcctcagagAGATGTAGCttcatggaatgctatgattgctgGTTACGCACAAAATGGACGCTTTGATGAAGCCTTGGGGATTTTCAAAGAGATGGTGCAGGTTGGTGTAAATGCTAATATGCTAACCATTGCAAGCATTCTTCCAGCATGTTCTTGTTTATCAGCTCTGTATTGGGGTAGGGAAATACATGCATATGCAGTTAGGAGAAGTATTGAATTTAATGTTATTGTGGCAAGTGCTCTTATGGACATGTATGCCAACTGCAGGAGAGTGGAAGATGCAATTCAAGTTTTTAGGAAGATGCCTCAAAAGGATGTTGTAGCATGGAATGTGATGATTGCAGGGTATGTTCAAAATCAATATTTTAGTAACGTATTGAAGCTTTTTTATGAAATGCTACAAGAAGATATTCGGCCTGATAGTTTCACCATTGTAAGTGTTCTCTCAGCATGTGCTCACTTGGTAGCACTACGACATGGCAAAGAAATCCATGATTACACAATCAGACATGAGTTTGAGTCGAATACAATTGTAGGGAGTGCCATTGTAGACATGTATGCCAAATGTGGAAGCGTGGAGGATGCATGGAAATGGTTTATGAAGTTACCTCAAAAGGATttgatctcatggaatgcaatgattataGGTTATGGTATGCATGGGCATGGCAAGCAAGCCCTTACACTTTTCCACCAAATGCAAAATGATGGCATGGAGCCAGACGAAGTCACCTTTACTGCCATTCTATCGGCATGCAGCCATGCAGGCCTAGTAGATGAAGGTCGCCAATACTTCAATCAAATTAGTCACAAATATTGCATGACTCCCACCATAGAGCACTATTCCTGCATGGCTGACCTCCTTGCCCGTGCTGGGCACTTAGATGAAGCacataattttataaaaaatatgccATTAGAGCCTAATCGTACTATATGGGGTACATTGTTAGGTGCTTGTAGAAATTATCGCAATGTAGAGCTAGGGGAACAGGTTGCAGAGCGACTTTTTGAGATCGAGCCAGAAAATGAAGGAAATTATGTTCTCCTATCAAACATTTATGCTGCAGCAGGCAGATGGGATGGTGTTCAAAGGgtgagaaaaatgatgaaagagaaGGGCATTAGAAAGAACcctggatgtagttggattgaGTTCCAAAACAAGGTGCATGTGTTTCTTTCAGGAGACAAGCGTCACCCTCAAACTGAGAAAATTTATGCAGCATTAGATAACTTAACCGAACAGATGAAGAGGTTAGGATATGTGCCGGACACAAGTTTTGTACTGTATGATGTTGAAGAATTGGAAAAGGAGCGTGCCATTTGTAGCCATAGTGAAAGGCTTGCCATTGTATTTGGCCTTATCAATACATGTAATGGGACACCTATTCGTGTTACCAAGAACCTTCGTGTTTGTGGTGATTGCCACATTGCCACCAAGTTTATGTCCAAGATTGCCAAGCGGGAAATTATTGTCAGGGACACTAACCGTTTTCATCATTTCAAGGACGGATTGTGCTCATGTGGGGATTATtggtga
- the LOC131037087 gene encoding pentatricopeptide repeat-containing protein DOT4, chloroplastic isoform X2 produces MIRGYAAQENNEAVVKIYEKMRSRGVEADGFTFIIVLKACAKLGDLELGKKVHEDAATLGLEGDVFVGNAISAMYTKCGSFENARQVFDKMPERDVVSWNGMIASYGRQNRFGDALILVRQMVAEGLRPNSTTMVSVLPLLAQVGALRGGKEAHGFVIRNEFEGDGLVRNGLVSMYAKCGSLENACIVFDKMPQRDVASWNAMIAGYAQNGRFDEALGIFKEMVQVGVNANMLTIASILPACSCLSALYWGREIHAYAVRRSIEFNVIVASALMDMYANCRRVEDAIQVFRKMPQKDVVAWNVMIAGYVQNQYFSNVLKLFYEMLQEDIRPDSFTIVSVLSACAHLVALRHGKEIHDYTIRHEFESNTIVGSAIVDMYAKCGSVEDAWKWFMKLPQKDLISWNAMIIGYGMHGHGKQALTLFHQMQNDGMEPDEVTFTAILSACSHAGLVDEGRQYFNQISHKYCMTPTIEHYSCMADLLARAGHLDEAHNFIKNMPLEPNRTIWGTLLGACRNYRNVELGEQVAERLFEIEPENEGNYVLLSNIYAAAGRWDGVQRVRKMMKEKGIRKNPGCSWIEFQNKVHVFLSGDKRHPQTEKIYAALDNLTEQMKRLGYVPDTSFVLYDVEELEKERAICSHSERLAIVFGLINTCNGTPIRVTKNLRVCGDCHIATKFMSKIAKREIIVRDTNRFHHFKDGLCSCGDYW; encoded by the coding sequence ATGATAAGAGGATATGCGGCTCAGGAAAATAATGAAGCAGTTGTGAAAATTTATGAAAAAATGAGGTCCAGAGGGGTTGAGGCTGACGGGTTTACCTTTATTATTGTTCTGAAGGCATGTGCAAAATTAGGAGATTTGGAACTAGGCAAGAAAGTTCATGAAGATGCAGCCACGCTTGGGTTGGAGGGTGATGTGTTTGTGGGGAATGCGATCAGTGCCATGTATACTAAATGTGGGAGTTTCGAAAATGcacgccaagtgtttgacaaaatgcctgaacGAGATGTGGTCTCCTGGAATGGGATGATAGCGAGTTATGGCCGTCAAAATCGTTTTGGTGATGCTTTGATCCTGGTTAGGCAGATGGTAGCCGAAGGGTTAAGGCCTAATTCAACGACAATGGTGAGCGTGCTTCCTTTGCTGGCTCAGGTGGGAGCGCTTAGGGGTGGGAAAGAAGCCCATGGATTtgtcattaggaatgagtttgaggGGGATGGGCTTGTGCGAAATGGACtagttagcatgtatgcaaaatgtggaagcttaGAGAATGCATGCAttgtgtttgacaaaatgcctcagagAGATGTAGCttcatggaatgctatgattgctgGTTACGCACAAAATGGACGCTTTGATGAAGCCTTGGGGATTTTCAAAGAGATGGTGCAGGTTGGTGTAAATGCTAATATGCTAACCATTGCAAGCATTCTTCCAGCATGTTCTTGTTTATCAGCTCTGTATTGGGGTAGGGAAATACATGCATATGCAGTTAGGAGAAGTATTGAATTTAATGTTATTGTGGCAAGTGCTCTTATGGACATGTATGCCAACTGCAGGAGAGTGGAAGATGCAATTCAAGTTTTTAGGAAGATGCCTCAAAAGGATGTTGTAGCATGGAATGTGATGATTGCAGGGTATGTTCAAAATCAATATTTTAGTAACGTATTGAAGCTTTTTTATGAAATGCTACAAGAAGATATTCGGCCTGATAGTTTCACCATTGTAAGTGTTCTCTCAGCATGTGCTCACTTGGTAGCACTACGACATGGCAAAGAAATCCATGATTACACAATCAGACATGAGTTTGAGTCGAATACAATTGTAGGGAGTGCCATTGTAGACATGTATGCCAAATGTGGAAGCGTGGAGGATGCATGGAAATGGTTTATGAAGTTACCTCAAAAGGATttgatctcatggaatgcaatgattataGGTTATGGTATGCATGGGCATGGCAAGCAAGCCCTTACACTTTTCCACCAAATGCAAAATGATGGCATGGAGCCAGACGAAGTCACCTTTACTGCCATTCTATCGGCATGCAGCCATGCAGGCCTAGTAGATGAAGGTCGCCAATACTTCAATCAAATTAGTCACAAATATTGCATGACTCCCACCATAGAGCACTATTCCTGCATGGCTGACCTCCTTGCCCGTGCTGGGCACTTAGATGAAGCacataattttataaaaaatatgccATTAGAGCCTAATCGTACTATATGGGGTACATTGTTAGGTGCTTGTAGAAATTATCGCAATGTAGAGCTAGGGGAACAGGTTGCAGAGCGACTTTTTGAGATCGAGCCAGAAAATGAAGGAAATTATGTTCTCCTATCAAACATTTATGCTGCAGCAGGCAGATGGGATGGTGTTCAAAGGgtgagaaaaatgatgaaagagaaGGGCATTAGAAAGAACcctggatgtagttggattgaGTTCCAAAACAAGGTGCATGTGTTTCTTTCAGGAGACAAGCGTCACCCTCAAACTGAGAAAATTTATGCAGCATTAGATAACTTAACCGAACAGATGAAGAGGTTAGGATATGTGCCGGACACAAGTTTTGTACTGTATGATGTTGAAGAATTGGAAAAGGAGCGTGCCATTTGTAGCCATAGTGAAAGGCTTGCCATTGTATTTGGCCTTATCAATACATGTAATGGGACACCTATTCGTGTTACCAAGAACCTTCGTGTTTGTGGTGATTGCCACATTGCCACCAAGTTTATGTCCAAGATTGCCAAGCGGGAAATTATTGTCAGGGACACTAACCGTTTTCATCATTTCAAGGACGGATTGTGCTCATGTGGGGATTATtggtga